From Gemmatimonadaceae bacterium, the proteins below share one genomic window:
- the fahA gene encoding fumarylacetoacetase, protein MTLDGTHDPALRSWVESAQAEGSDFPIQNLPLGAFRIGEGAAARLGVAIGDRVLDLRRAGEHGFLDGLHADIVDACAGETLNALFATGRGGLRALRERVQATLRADTPEGKRAAAIADLTVAMTDVTMAMPAAIGDYTDFYASIDHATNVGSMFRPDNPLLPNYRHVPIGYHGRASSIVVSGTSVRRPFGQTSPKPEGPPVWGASARLDYELEVGAFIAGENAMGYPVPLSEAEQRLAGLVLVNDWSARDVQAWEYQPLGPFLAKNFATTISPWVVTMDALAPYRVPARARGADEPTPLPYLVDAQDAAAGGFGLTLEVWLRTATMREAGAPAVRLSRGDFTRMYWTMAQMLTHHASNGCNLRAGDLIASGTVSGATKDSRGSMLELAWRGTEPVALPGGETRTFLQDGDEVILKGWCERAGAARIGFGSCRGTVLAAE, encoded by the coding sequence ATGACGCTCGACGGCACGCACGATCCAGCACTGCGCTCCTGGGTTGAGTCGGCCCAGGCCGAGGGCAGTGACTTTCCGATTCAGAACCTCCCGCTCGGTGCGTTCCGGATCGGCGAAGGCGCGGCGGCGCGGCTTGGCGTGGCGATCGGGGATCGAGTGCTGGACCTGCGGCGCGCTGGCGAGCACGGATTTCTCGATGGACTGCACGCGGACATCGTGGACGCCTGTGCGGGCGAGACGCTCAATGCGCTGTTCGCAACGGGACGCGGTGGGCTGCGGGCGTTGCGCGAGCGTGTGCAGGCCACGCTGCGGGCCGACACGCCGGAGGGGAAGCGCGCCGCGGCGATTGCCGACCTGACCGTGGCGATGACCGATGTTACGATGGCGATGCCCGCGGCAATCGGCGACTACACGGACTTCTATGCGAGCATCGACCACGCCACGAACGTCGGCTCGATGTTCCGGCCGGACAATCCGCTGCTGCCGAACTATCGACACGTGCCGATCGGCTATCACGGGCGGGCCTCGTCAATCGTTGTGAGCGGCACGTCGGTGCGTCGTCCCTTTGGCCAAACCTCACCGAAGCCTGAGGGGCCGCCGGTCTGGGGTGCCTCGGCGCGGCTCGACTACGAGCTCGAGGTGGGGGCCTTCATCGCGGGAGAGAATGCGATGGGGTATCCCGTGCCGCTCTCGGAGGCGGAGCAGCGTCTGGCCGGGTTGGTGTTGGTGAACGATTGGTCGGCGCGCGATGTGCAGGCCTGGGAGTACCAGCCGCTGGGCCCGTTCCTCGCCAAGAACTTCGCGACGACGATCTCGCCGTGGGTGGTGACGATGGATGCGCTGGCGCCGTACCGTGTGCCGGCGCGTGCGCGTGGCGCCGACGAACCCACGCCGCTGCCGTACCTCGTGGATGCGCAAGACGCGGCGGCCGGCGGCTTTGGGCTGACGCTCGAGGTGTGGCTGCGTACGGCGACGATGCGCGAGGCCGGCGCGCCGGCCGTGCGGTTGAGCCGCGGCGACTTCACACGGATGTACTGGACGATGGCGCAGATGCTCACGCACCACGCGAGCAACGGCTGCAACCTCCGCGCGGGCGATCTCATCGCGAGCGGGACGGTCTCCGGCGCGACGAAGGACTCGCGCGGCAGCATGCTCGAGTTGGCTTGGCGCGGGACCGAGCCCGTTGCCCTGCCCGGCGGAGAGACCCGTACGTTCCTGCAGGACGGCGACGAGGTGATCCTCAAGGGCTGGTGCGAACGCGCGGGGGCCGCCAGAATCGGGTTTGGTAGTTGCCGCGGGACGGTGTTGGCCGCGGAGTGA